From one Macaca nemestrina isolate mMacNem1 chromosome 5, mMacNem.hap1, whole genome shotgun sequence genomic stretch:
- the ERVFRD-1 gene encoding syncytin-2 precursor, which produces MGLLLLVLILTPLLAAYRHPDFPLLEKAQQLLQSTGSPYSTNCWLCTSSSTETPGTAYPASPREWTSIEAELHISYQWDPNLKGLMTPANSLLSTVKQDFPDIRQKPPIFGPIFTNINLMGKAPICVTAKRKNGTNVGTLPSTVCNVTFTVDPNQQTYQTYTHNQFRHQPRFPKPPNITFPQGTLLDKSTQFCQGRPSSCRTRNFWFRPADYNQCLQIPKLSSPAEWVLLDQTRNSLFWENKTKGANQSQTPCIQVLAGMTIATSYLGISAVSEFFGTSLTPLFHFHISTCLKTQGAFYICGQSIHQCLPTNWTGTCTIGYVTPDIFIAPGNLSLPIPIYGNSQLPRVRRAIHFIPLLAGLGILAGTGTGIAGITKASFTYSQLSKEIAKNIDTMAKTLTTVQEQIDSLAAVVLQNRRGLDMLTAAQGGICLALDEKCCFWVNQSGKVQDNIRQLLNQASSLRERATQGWLNWEGTWKWFSWVLPFIGPLVSLLLLLLFGPCLLNLITQFVSSRLQAIKLQTNGAGCRPRNIQESPF; this is translated from the coding sequence ATGGGCCTGCTCCTGCTGGTTCTCATTCTCACTCCTTTACTAGCAGCCTACCGCCATCCTGATTTCCCGTTATTGGAAAAAGCTCAGCAACTGCTCCAAAGTACAGGATCCCCTTACTCCACCAATTGCTGGTTATGTACTAGCTCTTCCACTGAAACGCCAGGGACAGCTTATCCAGCCTCGCCCAGAGAATGGACAAGCATAGAGGCGGAATTACATATTTCCTATCAATGGGACCCTAATCTGAAAGGATTGATGACGCCTGCAAACAGCCTTCTTTCAACAGTAAAGCAAGATTTCCCTGATATCCGCCAGAAACCTCCCATTTTCGGACCCATCTTTACGAATATCAACTTAATGGGAAAAGCCCCTATTTGTGTTACAgccaaaaggaaaaatggaacAAATGTAGGCACTCTTCCAAGTACAGTCTGTAATGTTACTTTCACTGTAGATCCTAACCAACAGACTTATCAAACATACACCCACAACCAATTCCGCCATCAACCAAGATTCCCCAAAcctccaaatattacttttcctCAGGGAACTTTGCTAGATAAATCCACCCAGTTTTGCCAGGGACGCCCAAGCTCATGTAGAACTCGAAATTTCTGGTTTCGGCCTGCTGATTACAATCAATGTCTGCAAATTCCCAAACTCAGCTCTCCAGCAGAATGGGTTCTATTGGACCAAACtcgaaattctcttttttgggaaaataaaaccaagggAGCTAACCAGAGCCAAACACCCTGCATCCAAGTCTTAGCAGGCATGACTATAGCCACCAGCTACCTGGGCATATCAGCAGTCTCAGAATTTTTTGGAACCTCCCTCACCCCCTTATTTCATTTCCATATCTCTACATGCCTTAAAACTCAAGGAGCCTTTTATATTTGTGGCCAGTCGATTCACCAATGCCTCCCCACTAACTGGACTGGAACTTGTACCATAGGCTATGTAACCCCTGACATCTTCATAGCCCCTGGCAATCTCTCTCTTCCAATACCAATCTATGGGAATTCCCAGCTGCCCAGGGTGAGGAGGGCAATCCATTTCATTCCCCTTCTCGCGGGACTCGGCATTCTAGCCGGTACGGGAACCGGAATTGCTGGAATCACAAAAGCTTCCTTCACCTACAGCCAGCTCTCAAAGGAAATAGCCAAGAACATTGACACCATGGCTAAAACCTTAACGACCGTGCAAGAACAAATCGACTCTTTAGCAGCCGTAGTCCTCCAAAATCGTCGAGGACTAGACATGTTAACGGCAGCACAGGGAGGAATTTGTTTGGCCTTAGATGAAAAATGTTGCTTTTGGGTGAATCAATCAGGAAAAGTACAAGACAACATCAGACAACTCCTAAATCAAGCCTCCAGTTTACGGGAACGAGCCACTCAGGGTTGGTTAAATTGGGAAGGAACTTGGAAATGGTTCTCTTGGGTTCTTCCCTTTATAGGCCCACTTGTTAGTCTCCTACTTTTGCTCCTTTTTGGCCCATGTCTCCTAAATCTAATAACCCAATTTGTCTCCTCTCGCCTTCAGGCCATAAAGCTTCAGACAAACGGTGCGGGATGCCGTCCTCGCAATATTCAAGAGTCACCCTTCTAA